The sequence tcaccaacacttgttgtttggtgatttattgatgttggccattctgacaggtcaGGTAACATGTcgtcattgtggtttgaatttgcatctctctgatgattactgacactGAATATTCCTTCAAGTGTcttttggtcatctgtatgtcctcctttggagatgtgtctattcaggtcctttgattatttcttaattgggttgacTTTCTGGTGTTGACTTGTGTAAATTTTCCATACTCCTAGAGATTaaaccccttgtcagatgtatcatcaGTAAATATGTTATTCCAGACAATGggtacccttttcattttgttgatggtttcttttgctgtacagaagcaattatttaaataatgtgcatcattatttttagaactgaactttcatcttttttattttactaattcaaaagagtcaactaagtgtctatcagtagatgaatggataaaataactatggcaatttacactatggaatactacttgtccataaaaaaagaaaatcttacctttgctacagcatggatggacctggagaacattatgccaagtgaaagaagccagtcagagaaagacaaatgccatatgatttcactcaactGAACCAACAAGCGAAATAGACACCGATTCATAGATAGAAAGGAAGTTGACCACTGTTTTGGATTTGGGATTGTAGGCATTGAGCCAAAAacacaaaggacccatggacaagaacaacagtgtggtgactaccTGGGAAGTGGTGGGTAgaatggaagagggtataaggacgataaatagtaatggaaaaaaataataaataatgacatttaaaaagtggATCTTTAACCACACTAAAAATTATCTTCTGAATTTCTAGAGTAATAACAGACTTTCCTATAAAAGTTCGTTTtaacagatgttttaaaaatcctcaccaaagtgtatgtttatagattttagaaagaggaatggaaagacagaacacgagagagaaacatcaatgtgacctagaaacatcaattggttgcctcttatgtgtgCCCCTACTAGGGATCAAATATGCAACCAATTTGTCTACCCTCACAAGGAATTGAAcccaaaacatttgttttatggAATGACCCTCCAGACAACTGAGACGTCCCCTCCAGGGCCATCAGAGGCACTTTTATATCTGCAAGAAGaatgatttcacttttcatgAAGTAATCCAATATtcacaagaatattttaaacttatttttggtgtatatctctttatctatctatctatctatctatctacccatcCTTCTATTTatagagggcaagggagggagaaagagaaggagagaaacatcaatgtgtgatttcaGTGAAACTTATTTTCAGTGTATaactctctatctatctatccatccatctatctgtcatctatctacctatagagggcaagggagggagagagagaaggagagaaacatcaatgtgtgatggCCTCTTGTACACTCACCCCCACCTGGGAAACTGGCCTGCAACTCAtctgccctaaactgggaattgaaccagcaactgtttggttcgcaggccagccctcaatctcctgagccacaccagccagggagcagtgtatgtcttttcaaattcttCCTTTGCTTCTACATCTTAGAAAACTAAATCCCAACATAAAACTGTAgctttcttttcatatattttaaattaatggatAAGAATACACTCGATTATGTATAATAACTTTTCAACTCCCCCATCTAGAGCCTTAGTAGTGTGAAGAGGAGGCAAGAATGACCCCTGGATCCACCAAAGCCCACCATCTGCTGCATCCCCACTTCCAGCCTGACTTTTACCACAGCCCTCACCATCTTGCCCAAGAGAAAGGCTGAGGGGCATTTTCAAGGAGATAAAGCCAAGGTGAAGGATGAACCAGAGAGAAGATCCACCAGGTCATTGGCCAAACCTGTTCCTCCAAAGCCAGAGCCCAAGCCTAAAAAGGCCCCTGCCAAGAAGGGAGAGAACATACccacagagaaaaggggaaagctGAGCTGGCAAGGAAGGAATAACCCTGCAGATAATGGAGATGCCAAAACAGACCAGGCACAGAAAGCTGAAGGTGGTGGAGAGGCCAAGTGAAGTGTGTGCATGTTTGATAACTTTGTATTTCTGGTAACTGTACAGTTTGAAATACTGTTTGTTaccaagttttataaaaatgcagaatTTTGTCTTACTTTTTTAAGCTATATTGTTAGCACTCAGAACACCATTATTGTTTCTGAATGAAGAACATGGAATATTAATAATAGGAAGTCTGCAGAACTGGACTGACATAGGGAAAAAGACTGCCTTTCCTGTCTAGTTTTGAGAGACTTCCTCTTGGTTCCTGGGAGGAGGGATCCCTTGATATTGACACACATTAGCCACCTTGGCACAGACACCTTGTGGTATGGTAAAAGTAAATTCGTTTTTatgtcctttcctttctctccactttAAGCATGGACTTGATTCCCTAAAGCCCAAAGACCTGTTCTGACCATAACCGCCAAAACTTGGTTACCAGTATGTTCAGCAATCTGGACTTTCCAGTGTCACCATGGAGATTGTGTCTCTCAAGAGAGCAACAGCTCCCTTTTTACATTGTGGACCTACAGACTGATAATTCTGCcattttcattgcatttcctGGAAGCCAGGGTCATCAGGTGAAAAGCTGTTAAACAACATGCTAATGTGAAATGTCCACCCCCACTCTAAACTCGCCCCATTCAGAGCAGCAGATGAAGACTCCATTGGGTTTTGTAGTGGCTTTCTGATTTTGGCAGTCCACTGAAGAAGGGAGTTTGAAAGTTGTTGTACACTGTTAACAATTGGCTGCCTATGTCCTGCCTGAAATACCATGAGTGTTTATGAAAAGTATCTTTAATGAAGCTGGATACAgtttgaaaaaaacagaaaacacttgaTTGTATACAGAGGACAATACAACAGTTAAGTTGTAGAAGTACTGCTACGTAGAAGAGTGGGGTGATTGCCAAACCAAAATGGGGAGCCAACACTATATTTTCCTTGTGATGCTTTAAAACGCTTGTCAGCTGATGACCCATTAGAGAGAGGCCGGAGATGGGACACAAGTCCATGCACAAGACGAGACATTGTGGGTTTATCAAAGGCTGATGTAACATTGGTCATAATGTGTCATGGAATCTTGCTCACAAAATGGGTGGTGGAGGCTAAACATACAGTGTAGTAGTAATTATGCAAAACTGTAGATTCATACATATGCATtaataaagacaaataattaaGGGGAATTCAtcaaaatgttccaacatttcaCACCTGttctcattttgttctttgaattttgttgcattctaattattttctaatgaacAGTGATAGTGTGATAGTATCACACAAGtgaacataaaaatgtttcattgtgaaaaatgaattaatcCATCTTTGATGGTTTCAGTGACAGAGCGATTGCAGATGTCTCTATAAATGGCTTCTCCACCAACCCAGTTAAACCTTAAAGGATCACAAAAGAGGTTGAAACCAGGTTCTTCACCATGTGCCGTCTAAGGGAAAAGGCAACTATTTTCTCAAAACATGACATAGTTGCATTTAGTCCCTGAGCTATTGTCCTTGGAAACATGCCAGAAAAGCTTCCTTGGAGACTGGTCCCCAGGGAAGAGCAATGTTGCCTTGTCCTCAATCCTCAGTTATTATGGGGTGCCCTGGGAGACAGACAACAAATTCTCTGCTCCACTTGTGTTCACAACAGCTGCCTGAATTCCCTTTCAGACACAATTTGCTGCAGATTTTCTGTGTGACCAGCGCCTTCACAAAATTCTAAGtggagtttttctctttttcaactcAGAATAAAGCAAGATGAGTGgccaaaattttataaataatttaactcTAAGGAAAGAGTGTATTATAGAAATTTTTGACTCGAatagttttcatgttttatttgtgaGAAAAGGTTGACAAATTTCTTGCCTGATAATATTGGAAGAcggttttcttctttctcccctgaCTTTGGCTCTTGGTAAGTATTACTCTGAAAATTTAAGAGTTTTAGTTAGGACGAAATAGAAAGAaggcattttacaaaatatatacataaacatatcaCTCAGACCTTACCCTAAGAAATGCCAGGCTTTGTGAAACCAGAACTATGAGTTGATGGAATTGTGCTCTACAAGcaatatacatgtttttgaaacattttttttgaaacaaatcccatttcaaatgctcacATTGAAAAATATATCTTCTGCAAATTAATACTAATGTGTAAGATAGTAAATCATgcattaaaactgtttttataattgtttattatatagtatatcaagaatttttttcctcaggTTTTTTCAGTTGTAGCTAGAAATATGGTATAATGAGCCTGTTCTCTGAAGTCACTCTCTCTTGGTAGAACAGCAGAGCCACCATTTAATAGCTCTGACTCTGAATAAGTTACTTAAATTGTCTGTGCTCTTTAATGCATTTTTGAAAATGAGCCTATAAGATAGCACACATGGAATAATGTTCTCATGTGGAGGAAATAtgctaataaagaaaaagattcagAACAGTGTCAGGCTTATCATAATTACAAAAGATGATAGTTTTGATTATACCATGCCAAAGGGTCAATGTATGCTCACTTACATACTTTGCAATCAAATGTAATTTCTCATCATGTTCTGCAGTCCActaattattattaattcttaGAAATATTAAAGCAATTTCAATAAACATTCATGAACTCATTCCTGCCAGGTATCACCTTTCTTTCTCCACAGTTTGAAGCAGTTGGATAGAATGGACAGAAGGAATAACACACATGTGTCTGACTTCATCCTTATGGGGCTGACAGAATCTGAAGAGATCCAGCTGGTCCTCTTTATCATATTTCTCATCATATACCTGATCAGTGTGCTGGGAAACACAGGGATGATACTGATCATCCACCTGGATCTCCAGCTTCACACtcccatgtatttttttctcaggcACCTATCATTTCTTGACCTTACTTACTCAACAGCCATCACTCCTAAAACCTTACACAACTTACTGACCTCCACAAAGCACATTTCATCTATAAGCTGCTTCACCCAAATGtacttttttgtcttcttgggtGTCGctgaatgtttccttctctcctcaatggcctATGATCGCTATGTAGCTATCTGCAATCCTCTGCACTACCCTGTTGTTATGTCCAAAAGATTCTGCTGCTCCCTCATCTTTGGGTCCTATTTCATTGGCTTTACAAACTCTGTGATCAAtgtgcttttcatgagcagactGGATTTCTGTGACTCCAATGTAAtccatcactttttctgtgacacTTCCCCAATCCTAGACCTGTCCTGCACTGACACACGTAGTGTGGAAATCATGATATTCATTTGTGCTGGCTCTGCTCTAATGGTTTCTCTTGTCACAATATCTGTGTCTTACCTGTTCATTCTGACCACTGTACTGAAAATTACTTCCACTTCAGGAAAGCAAAAAGCCTTCTCTACATGTGCCTCCCATCTCCTGGGAGTCACCATCTTTTATGGCACtaccatttttacatatttaaaaccaCGCAAGTCCTATACCTTGGGCAAAGATCAAGTGGCTTCTGTGTTTTATACTATTGTGATTCCCATGctgaatccactcatttacagccttaggaataaagaagtgaaaaatgctCTCAAAAGACTCATGCAGAAGAGAGAGGACTCCAGGCAATTAAAGTAACATCGTTTCTAAACAGTtaacatttctctcctttcctgtggagtattttcttcttctctccaaaaagcaatgaagtcctttcatttgtatttctgttgaaaCTTCTTTACTTAAACAAATATAATCTTGGACATTTCCAGAAACATGTCTTTTGAAATTCACATTGTTATGGACTTCAATGTTAAAAAATCATTGCCTTTCTCCTGATATTTATAGGCTTGTGGTggtcatttaaaacaaattattaaattaaattcttaGCTTTTGTGTTTCATATTCTACAAGACACATTGTAAAGCTAAGAATTGATAAATTTTGTGACAACTAAGAAACCTTTAGTTAGGTAGAGTGCTAAAATTTTCCTTAGGTTTAAACCCTTTCCTGTGTATAATCTGGAatttctgtttgaattttttttgttatttaaaggttatttaaattttttccttaaattttcagtgtttgtttttttttgaaaaccactTGAATGAATTTGCTTGACATGTAAAATCTGTTCTTTTCtgatatatacaatttttaaaatttccctgcAAGTACACATCAAGTATATATCAGACACTTTCAAATTGTTCCTCCAAAAGGCTACAACATATCTCAAGAGGGCCCCTATCCCTGCATCTCCAGAAGCATAGAGAGTTAACCCTTCAAAATTTTTGCCAATTATATGGGTATGAATTTTCAAGGACAACTAAGTGTGTTGGACTTCAGGCAATTTAAAATCTAGCCAGgttatatggacattttaactgtattcattcttctaatccatgatcACAGAAGGTCTTtctatttcattgtgtctttttccatttcttctagtAGTGCTTTGCTATCTTCAGTATGGATAAGTCTTTCACatcttttattaagtttattcctatgtattttgttctttttgttgcaattgtagaaggaattgttttttaaaactgaaagcaacaaacgaacaaacatgacatgcaaaaaaacaaaactcatagacagtCATATGGTGGTTGTCAAAGTGAAGGGGGTTGTGAGGTAGTGAAGGGCAAATGGGGTCAAACATGGTGAtgaaagatttgactttgggtggtgggcacacaatgcaatatgctgACAATGTATCATTGATTTATACAATGAAAACATGTAGAATCCTACTAGCATTGTCACCCtaacacatttaatttaaaaagtaataaaaatactttcagggggaaaaagtATCCTGGCAGCCTG is a genomic window of Phyllostomus discolor isolate MPI-MPIP mPhyDis1 chromosome 6, mPhyDis1.pri.v3, whole genome shotgun sequence containing:
- the LOC114500234 gene encoding olfactory receptor 8H1-like; this translates as MDRRNNTHVSDFILMGLTESEEIQLVLFIIFLIIYLISVLGNTGMILIIHLDLQLHTPMYFFLRHLSFLDLTYSTAITPKTLHNLLTSTKHISSISCFTQMYFFVFLGVAECFLLSSMAYDRYVAICNPLHYPVVMSKRFCCSLIFGSYFIGFTNSVINVLFMSRLDFCDSNVIHHFFCDTSPILDLSCTDTRSVEIMIFICAGSALMVSLVTISVSYLFILTTVLKITSTSGKQKAFSTCASHLLGVTIFYGTTIFTYLKPRKSYTLGKDQVASVFYTIVIPMLNPLIYSLRNKEVKNALKRLMQKREDSRQLK